Proteins from a genomic interval of Drosophila melanogaster chromosome 2R:
- the RpLP0-like gene encoding ribosomal protein LP0-like, producing MPRSKRDKKVSLTKTDRKGLAWKQRIVDDIRFCVGKYPNIFVFQVQNMRNSLLKDLRQELKKNSRFIFGKNRVMQIGLGRTKSEEVEPELHKLSKRLTGQVGLLFTDKSKEEVLEWAENYWAVEYARSGFVATETVTLPAGPLEDFAHSMEPHLRSLGLPTKLEKGIVTLYSDYTVCEEGKVLTPEQARILKLVGKPMAKFRLTMKCSWTKSEGFQLHVEDDVNDEEQADSAMEEEAEAEAMDDNDDDDDEEEDDE from the exons ATGCCGCGCTCCAAACGTGATAAGAAAG TTTCCCTGACCAAAACCGACCGCAAGGGTCTGGCTTGGAAACAGCGCATTGTGGACGACATTCGGTTCTGCGTGGGCAAATACCCAAATATATTCGTTTTCCAAGTTCAGAACATGAGGAATAGCTTGCTGAAGGATCTGCGACAGGAGTTGAAAAAGAATTCTCGTTTTATCTTTGGCAAGAATCGTGTTATGCAGATTGGCTTGGGTCGCACGAAGAGCGAGGAAGTGGAGCCGGAATTGCACAAG CTATCCAAGCGATTAACTGGCCAGGTGGGACTGCTTTTCACGGACAAATCCAAGGAGGAAGTCCTGGAGTGGGCAGAAAACTACTGGGCCGTGGAATACGCACGCAGTGGCTTTGTGGCCACGGAAACGGTTACCCTGCCAGCAGGTCCCCTAGAGGACTTCGCCCACTCTATGGAACCGCATCTGCGTTCCCTGGGCCTGCCCACCAAATTGGAGAAGGGAATCGTTACGCTGTACAGTGACTACACGGTTTGTGAGGAGGGCAAAGTTCTAACACCCGAACAGGCGAGAATCCTCAAGCTGGTGGGCAAGCCCATGGCCAAATTTCGGCTGACCATGAAGTGCTCGTGGACAAAAAGCGAAGGCTTCCAGCTGCATGTCGAGGATGATGTGAACGACGAGGAACAGGCTGATAGCGCAATGGAAGAGGAGGCCGAGGCCGAGGCCATGGATgacaacgacgacgatgatgacgaaGAGGAGGATGATGAATAA